A section of the Eriocheir sinensis breed Jianghai 21 chromosome 62, ASM2467909v1, whole genome shotgun sequence genome encodes:
- the LOC126986693 gene encoding putative nuclease HARBI1: MAAPQEQQPHQPGNNYLRKDVLNELNDAELIKRYRLDREGILFVTNLVRAALKSDTNRSNPLTPELKVLITLRYLATGKMQQCSSDDLGPSQSSISRAISKTIDALADVNVLKRFITFPVTQDSADRKKAEFFAIANFPNIVGAIDGTHIRIVAPRDQEEVYVNRKGYHSMNVQVVFDANYRILDILAKWPGSVHDARILNSSGLSRLFDGGYVPAGSHLLGDSGYPSKTWLLTPYLRPLPGPQSRYNRSHKITRSIVERGIGQLKRRFHVLHGEVRLRPPLKVCKIIHVCGMLHNICKDRNLPLPLDDEQPMGAEAQVPVPLNDAAEEPANAPGGHRNEGRAYQDAFCTLHFSNED; this comes from the exons ATGGCAGCGCCACAAgagcaacaaccacatcagccAGGGAATAATTACCTTAGAAAGGACGTTCTAAATGAACTTAATGATGCTGAGCTCATCAAGAGGTACAGGTTAGACCGGGAAGGTATATTATTTGTTACCAACCTTGTAAGGGCAGCGCTGAAGAGTGATACCAACAGGTCTAACCCGCTCACCCCGGAGTTGAAGGTTCTCATAACCTTAAGATATCTTGCTACTGGCAAAATGCAACAATGTAGCAGTGATGACCTTGGCCCCTCACAGTCCAGCATCAGCAGAGCCATCAGTAAAACTATAGACGCCCTTGCAGATGTTAATGTCCTCAAGAGGTTCATAACTTTTCCTGTCACCCAAGACAGCGCTGACCGAAAGAAAGCAGAATTCTTTGCTATAGCCAATTTCCCTAACATCGTAGGTGCCATTGATGGCACACACATCCGAATTGTGGCACCGAGGGATCAAGAAGAAGTGTATGTGAACCGGAAGGGGTATCACAGCATGAATGTCCAAGTTGTATTTGATGCCAATTATCGAATATTGGACATTCTTGCCAAGTGGCCAGGGTCAGTGCATGATGCACGTATCTTGAACAGCAGTGGATTGTCAAGATTGTTTGACGGAGGATATGTGCCAGCAGGAAGTCACTTGCTTGGAGACAGTGGGTACCCCAGCAAGACATGGCTCCTTACACCTTATCTGCGTCCACTGCCTGGACCTCAGTCACGATATAATAG GTCTCACAAAATTACACGCAGTATTGTTGAACGTGGAATTGGACAACTCAAACGCCGATTTCATGTTTTGCATGGTGAGGTACGATTGAGGCCCCCCCTCAAGGTGTGCAAAATCATTCATGTGTGTGGAATGCTGCACAATATTTGCAAGGATaggaatcttcctcttcctctggatGACGAGCAACCAATGGGTGCAGAGGCACAAGTCCCAGTGCCATTAAATGATGCTGCAGAAGAACCTGCCAATGCGCCCGGTGGTCACCGTAATGAGGGTCGTGCCTATCAGGATGCATTCTGCACCTTGCATTTCAG CAATGAGGACTGA
- the LOC126986695 gene encoding uncharacterized protein LOC126986695, which produces MEATPPSKRNRKANWGEKETFRLADMYMDEVQTLKSSFKMPGVSNRKKHEIWEQIAEELNNSFNNYRTSAEVKKRWFFISSRSRQKIQRFREERNRTGGGPPPPPLDPIDELIEDILGPDSKTIMGEPQVDDLMDVLRADIKDVRPAAGGATADPLVSFNSHESADAPTVIYVDASAEEALPPSSTPSEDPTTGQMGAVRAVESAAQEHKAAAQAVASAARAQEAAARAQESAARAKESAARAKESAARAKEAAMRAKEQAAKEKIEAMRLKAKYYKFKLENK; this is translated from the exons ATGGAAGCCACTCCACCCAGTAAACGGAATAGGAAGGCAAACTGGGGGGAGAAAGAAACTTTCCGCCTGGCAGATATGTACATGGATGAGGTACAAACCTTGAAGTCCAGCTTCAAGATGCCGGGAGTTTCAAACAGGAAGAAACATGAGATATGGGAACAAATAGCCGAGGAGTTGAATAACTCATTCAACAACTACAGGACCTCGGCTGAAGTGAAGAAACGCTGGTTCTTCATAAGTTCCCGGTCTCGGCAAAAAATCCAGCGATTCCGTGAGGAACGGAATAGGACAG GTGgtggtcctcctccccctccactggaTCCCATTGACGAACTGATTGAGGATATTCTGGGACCAGACAGCAAAACAATAATGGGTGAGCCTCAAGTCGATGATCTGATGGATGTCCTGCGTGCTGACAT AAAGGACGTGAGACCTGCTGCAGGAGGAGCAACAGCAGATCCGTTGGTCAGTTTCAATAGCCACGAATCTGCAGATGCACCAACTGTAATATATGTTGATGCATCTGCAGAAGAAGCGCTTCCCCCTTCATCCACCCCCTCAGAAGATCCCACCACGGGACAAATGGGAGCTGTAAGGGCAGTGGAGTCTGCTGCCCAGGAACACAAGGCAGCTGCTCAGGCAGTGGCATCCGCTGCACGGGCCCAAGAGGCAGCTGCCCGAGCACAGGAGTCCGCTGCGAGGGCCAAGGAGTCCGCTGCGAGGGCCAAGGAGTCCGCTGCGAGGGCCAAGGAGGCAGCTATGCGGGCCAAGGAACAGGCTGCCAAGGAGAAAATTGAGGCCATGAGGCTTAAAGCTAAATACTATAAATTtaaactagaaaataaataa